AAAACATCCTCAGCCCCAAGTACAACACCATCGGCATCGGTGTGGTGCGCAGTGGCGAAATCATCTGGGTGACGGAGGACTTCGCCAATCGCCTCCAGGAGTATTCGGTCAATGACGCCGAAAATGCCATCATCGCCGCCTTCGAGCGCGAGCGCCGCCGCACCCACCACCCGACGGCCCAGGTCACGCGCCTATCCGAGTTGCGGCGAATGGCTTGCGCCATGGGGAAGGCAGGCCGACTGGATTCTCGCGCCCCGTTGAAATTGCTCAACGCCGAAGCCACCGTTGTCTACACCGAGGCCGATCCCACTCGCCTGCCGCCCAATGCGATCAAGATGGCGCACGACAATTCCGTCAAGCGTTTTGGCGTCGGCGCCTGTTTCGCCGGCTCTGAGCGATATCCCGCAGGCGTCTGGTGGGTCGTGGTGGTCTTCTTTTCCTGAAGAACCAACATGGTCAAAGAAATGTCTTCGCCGGCTAAGCCATTGCGCTCTACAATCAGTCACCCCAGAAAAACGGAATGGAATGACCCCGCTTCTTCTGCTGTCTCTCGCCTTCAACCTGGTTGTGCTGGTGCTGCTCGCAATCCTGCTGCGCCGCTCCACCCAGGCGGCCGATCCCGCCGCCGCCGTCGCCACCATCGGCAACGCCATGCAGTCGCTGGAACGCGGCATGTCGCAGAGCTTCGCCAAAGCCACGGCCGACATGGCACAGCGCCTGGAGCAGACCAAGGGTGACCTCCGGCAGGAGGTCACCGACCGGCTGACTACGGGATTCAAGGAAATGCACGGCTCGGTCGTGGAACATCTTGCCGACGGACGGCGCGAGCAGACCGAGGCGCTCACACAATCGCGCCGGGAGCTGACGGAGTCGTTGGGCAATACGACGTTGCAGCTGAAAAAAGAGTTCGATGGCCTGAACCAGCGCACGGAACAAAAGCTGGAGGCAATTCGCGGCCAGGTTGACCAGAAGCTGCTGGAAATCAGCGGACAGGTGCAGCAGAAGCTTAACGAGAACCTGAAAGAAGGCTTCGCTCAGTTCGAAAAAGTGCAGCAGCACCTGAAGGCGGCGGAGGAGCAGTTGCGCCAGGTGGGAACCATCGGCAACTCGATCAACGACCTGAATAACCTGCTGAAGCTGCCGCACCTCCGCGGCAAGTTTGGCGAGGCCAGCCTGGAGAGGCTGCTGGAGGATTTTCTTCCCTCGCACATGTACGAACTGCAATACCCGCTGGCCGGAGGTCGCGTGGATGCGGTCATCAAGTTTCCCGACCGGGTGTTGCCGATTGACGCGAAGTTCCCGCGCGAGCAGGTGCTGCCGCTGTTCGAGACCAGCAACGAAGATGAACTGCAGAACGCGCGCGCCCAACTGGCCCGGGTGCTCGCGACGCAGGCGAAAAGCATCGCCGAATACCTGGATCCTGAGCACGGGACCATGGACGTCGCGCTGATGTACCTGCCGAGCGAAACCCTGTACCTGGAAGCGGTGCGCAGCACGGAGGCGATGGAAGCCATGTCGCGGCTGCAGGTGTTTCCGGTCTCGCCCAACACTTTGCTGATGACGCTGCGCACGGTCGCGCTCGCCTACAAGTGGTACGAGGTGGCGGCCCGCTTCGAAGAATCGAGGATGGAAATCGCCAAGGCGCAAAAATCGCTGGGATTCTTCCAGGCGCAATTCGACAGCGTGGGCGACAGCCTGGAGAGGGCGCAGAAAGCGTACGAGACGGCGGCCAAGCACCTCAAGACCTATACCAGGCGCGTAACCGCCATCAGCGGCGAAGAAGTTCCGGAACAGCTGGAATTGTCGGAGCCGCCGCGGCTGAGCAAGGCGGAGGCGAGCGGAGGATAATTACTTTTTCTTCCCGCTCTTGGCCGGCTTGGGCGATGCCGGCGCGCGGTATTGCGGGGCAGCCGGCGCTTTGTCGGCGGGGAAATTCGTCGACAGATAATCAATAACCG
The DNA window shown above is from Terriglobales bacterium and carries:
- a CDS encoding CAP domain-containing protein, with amino-acid sequence MSKTFLKALPFCLLFVAFASAQQFDPLAEQQLVAMINQERARAGLPALKVDDRLTQAARAHSVLMTQKKQLSHQFPGELPLQERLAATHLRFNSDAENVAYDYSVQQAHEGLMQSPPHRENILSPKYNTIGIGVVRSGEIIWVTEDFANRLQEYSVNDAENAIIAAFERERRRTHHPTAQVTRLSELRRMACAMGKAGRLDSRAPLKLLNAEATVVYTEADPTRLPPNAIKMAHDNSVKRFGVGACFAGSERYPAGVWWVVVVFFS
- a CDS encoding DNA recombination protein RmuC, which encodes MTPLLLLSLAFNLVVLVLLAILLRRSTQAADPAAAVATIGNAMQSLERGMSQSFAKATADMAQRLEQTKGDLRQEVTDRLTTGFKEMHGSVVEHLADGRREQTEALTQSRRELTESLGNTTLQLKKEFDGLNQRTEQKLEAIRGQVDQKLLEISGQVQQKLNENLKEGFAQFEKVQQHLKAAEEQLRQVGTIGNSINDLNNLLKLPHLRGKFGEASLERLLEDFLPSHMYELQYPLAGGRVDAVIKFPDRVLPIDAKFPREQVLPLFETSNEDELQNARAQLARVLATQAKSIAEYLDPEHGTMDVALMYLPSETLYLEAVRSTEAMEAMSRLQVFPVSPNTLLMTLRTVALAYKWYEVAARFEESRMEIAKAQKSLGFFQAQFDSVGDSLERAQKAYETAAKHLKTYTRRVTAISGEEVPEQLELSEPPRLSKAEASGG